One Triticum dicoccoides isolate Atlit2015 ecotype Zavitan chromosome 5B, WEW_v2.0, whole genome shotgun sequence genomic window carries:
- the LOC119311242 gene encoding mediator of RNA polymerase II transcription subunit 10b-like: MDSTAPNSSSSAAATAAAVAAAAASGNGLQGGDRPEDPSKQNLAQVTASIQRTLGLLHQLNLNVSSFSSASQLPLLQRLNALVAELDTMQKLAEECNIQVPMEVVNLIDDGKNPDEFTRDVLNSCIAKNQITKGKTDAFKSLRKHLLEELEEAFPEDIEAYRQIRATSAAESKRLAQSQNVLPNGDSSVKAEH, from the exons ATGGACAGCACCGCCCCGAactcttcctcctccgccgccgcaacCGCCGCCGCCGTAGCGGCTGCGGCCGCTTCCGGTAACGGCCTACAAGGGGGCGACCGTCCCGAGGACCCGTCGAAGCAGAACCTGGCGCAGGTCACGGCATCGATCCAGAGGACCCTGGGCCTGCTCCACCAGCTCAACCTCAACGTCTCCTCCTTCAGCTCCGCGTCCCAGCTCCCCCTCCTCCAGCGCCT GAACGCGCTGGTGGCGGAGCTCGACACGATGCAGAAGctcgccgaggagtgcaacatccaGGTGCCCATGGAGGTCGTCAA TTTGATCGATGACGGGAAGAACCCCGATGAGTTCACAAGGGACGTGCTCAACAGCTGCATCGCCAAGAACCAGATCACCAAGGGCAAGACCGATGCTTTCAAG AGTCTGAGGAAGCATCTTctagaggagcttgaagaagctttTCCTGAAGACATCGAAGCATACAGGCAGATACGTGCTACTTCTGCCGCT GAATCAAAGCGGTTGGCTCAGTCGCAAAATGTTTTGCCTAATGGAGATTCCAGTGTGAAAGCTGAGCACTGA